In Fusarium fujikuroi IMI 58289 draft genome, chromosome FFUJ_chr02, the genomic stretch GCTTGGTTGGAAATACGACTTGTAGGTCGGCGAAGTGGTCGCTGACGCAGGTTCATCCGACCTGACATGCTGAAGTGAGCCTTCTGCCCGGCAACCTTGGGACATGACGATAAATAACATAGCGGATTTGACGGAAAGACTCGTAGTGGTGTCATGGTGACCTCTATTGAACGGGCAATGTATAGGTAGTGTAGGAGCTAGGTAACCCAGATATGAAAATTTTCGTCAAATGGGTTTCTCGTTCCAGTTCTGCGCACTCAAAAGAACATGGACATTTCCATAAGACAGCAGCGTAAAATgacagaagaaaaagaagaagaaaaaagacaacCGGGAAGAAAATACCAGCAACTGCATAGGTACCAGAGAAATGTGAGGTTTGCGATGAGCTCGAGGACGTCACGTGCTGCTTCAAGTGGTCCACCAGATTTCTAGATCACGACTGTGAGAACAAGTAGAATAACCTCGACTCGTTGGAGCAAGTCGAGGAAAAACCTAGGTACATGCAAGAGGAACAACACTCGTGGGTCTTTTCCAAGGGATCCTATTCAAAGGGCTGATGTACTGAACGTCCAAGCTTCTAGTTTCCATCATCACGGCCAGAATGGCATCAGCAAACCTTACTGAGATCGACGCCCACGAGCAGCCATCTGATGAGATGCGCGCTGAGTGGAAGAGCTACATGCGTCAAGATCACAAAAGTCTGCTCAGCGACCCTCGAATCGATGACCCTCGCGCTCCCTTTGAAGAGTCTGGTTTCTGTCAAGTCTCGAGTCTTTCGAAAGAGCAGGTTGCAAAAAGTTTCGCTCACCTCAACCCTGAGTTTGCCTTACAGGTCGAGAAGGATGTTCCAGTTATACACCACCCTTTAATACCAGGTACATAAACCTGCTTGTCCTTAATATATCCACAACCTGACACAACCATAGGCCTGTTGATTCTTCCTTCACTTGTGCCCGAGAACGTGCAACAGGATTTACTGGATCGTCTGATCCATCGTGATCTCAGTGTCCAGAACCACCAGACCAACCTACATCTACACTACAACCTTCCATACCCACAAGGGAAGGACGACAATGAACGGTCATTCTTCTCTATCAGTCCAGAAACACCGGCATCATTTCTCCCAAAGGACCCCAGCGTTCATAAGCCACTGTCAATCAAGCAGGTTATGCAGCGAAAACTGCACTGGGTAACGCTTGGAGGCCAGTACGACTGGACCAACCGTGTTTACCCCGAGGAATTGCCTCCCCAGTTTCCCGATGATATCTCACACATGCTTCAGGGCCTGTTCCCCGAAACTATTGCCCAAGCAGCCATTCTCAACTTCTACACGCCAGGCGATACTATGATGATGCACCGAGATGTCAGCGAGGAGACAGACAAGGGACTTATCAGTTTGAGTTTCGGCTGTGATGGGCTCTTCATGATTGCACCGAATGACTTTAAACAAGCCTCTCAAAATGAAACACCAAGCGAAAAACAGTATCTGCTCTTGAGGCTCAGATCTGGGGATGCCATCTACATGACCCAGGACTCGAGATATGCCTGGCATGGAGTGCCCAAAGTGCTGAAGGATACATGCCCAAGTTATCTTGAAGATTGGCCAGCCCGAGGCGATGAGAAATTTGCGGATTGGCGAGGATGGATGAAAAACAAGAGAATCAACCTGAATGTCAGGCAAATGCGAGATTAGCAGACGAATACCTATTCGACAATCTTGATTAGAGCATACTGCTTATCCTGGCAAGTTCTAACACATTACTTGAAACTGAGCAATATCATTAGACGCTTTCATATGCTATTGTGAAAGTCACTCGTGCTTTCTCTCCAGTTGCTGGCTAAGCGTATAGAGTCTGGTCGCTACCCACGCAAAGCTCAACAGAACTGATTCCATACCTTATCCCATGAAAAAACGCCTTATTAAGCAAAGCCAAATCCTTGAGCATTCTCAAGTGCCATCCCAAGCCGCTCTCTTAACAcctctttatctttatactCCGGTAGAAGAAGTGTGCCATAACAGGTATATGCTGTCGGTAAGTGTCCACCcgcgccatcttcttcaccatTTTTTTGTATCACAAATTGCAGATTCTTCATGCCGCCGACAGGAACACGGTCAGACGATGTCACAAATTCCAGAAGGCGTTGTTTCATTCTCTCGTCGTACCTCTTGACGATAGACCAGAAGTCTTTAATGGTACGATGCGAAGCATCCCAGCCCACGTAGCGCGCGTACCGCTTCAATTCGCTGATGTCAATTTCTTGAACACCCTCAACGAGTGACTGCAAGGTTGATGGGCTCAGGAGCGAGAGTGACTTTCTGTCGAGGCAAGAATTGAACCCTTGCTCGAAAGCAAGATACTGTCGTCGAATGGAAACATCCGTGAGGTGACGGATGTAATCGATGATGTAGTCGTCCCGATTTTCGTTGGTAACAAGGGGAGCGTCATCTGGGTTATCCATGTGTGGTGGTGCAATATCACAGGAACTTGAGGCTGCCTTGGGCCAGTCCGCTTGCTCGTCCATCCTCATATCTCGTGTCACAACGGTACCGAGAGATTCAACTGAAAATTCGTACGTGCGGGCAAAAATGTCCTCAACGAGGCCATCTTTTTCATCCCACTCCAGTAATGTTGTTAGCCCGCTTGCCAAATCTGGCCAACCATCGGCGATATGgtgaagctcttcaaccggTTTGCCCAGCAGCTTCCGATAAAGGGCCCTCGGAAAAGTGATGGGCAGCGTCAGGCCATTGTACAAGGCGAGCGACATCAGAAGCCCCACTAGTTCGTACTTCCAATCTTCGGTCAATGACCCAGGGGTGAACCATGCCATGCGTGTTCGTTCGTCAACAGTGAAAGCACCATATTGGGGATCGAGGCACTCGGCAATTGCCAATCGGAAAAACTCTTGCTGGACACCTCCAGAATCAAAACCCTCTTCGCCACTATTCTCCCCCAAGTGCACCTTCAGCGGGTGAAGGAGCTCCCGTTTCTCTCGTCTCCAAAGCTGGTCGAAGGCATCTCGGGCGACATTACTCCTGCCGATTTCGAGAACTAGGTATTTCGATGAAGCTGTTCTCAAAAGATCTTGTAAAACCATCTTGTGGTGGGGGTTAGTAATGAGACTACCGGGATCGACAATAGCACTCATGCGAGTTTTTAACGAACTCGACTCTTCGAACATACGACTCATCCGGGCAAAATTGATGGAccgaaagaaagaaacaagcGTGTCGGGGCTGAAAATGTAAGGATAGTCCAGGATGTGTCGTCGCCAGCGTGTCGAATTGAACGCTAACCAGTCCACAGGCATCTCGATCGAATCTAGACGCTCCGAAAGATAATCGACTCGAAATTGGATAtccccaagaaggagaagatttCGGTTGGCATCTTGCAGAAGTTAGTAAGGCCAGATCCTATTCATTGGCTAATCGGAGCATGCACATACGTAGGGTCTCGATGAACGATAAAGCTCCCCCAAATGGTCCGTCCATGGTAAAATCGGCTCGACCGTCCCATTCGTTGAGTAATATGGTGCGTGCCCAATCTAGAAGTACAGTTGGCACTCGAGTCTCATGCAAGAGCCGCTCTGATTGTGGGAATTCCAGAATCGCCGCTGAGCCTGTACTGAGAAAATCGAGCTGGTCAACTAAAGGTTGCAAAATATCAACCTTGTTGTTTTCGGTCTCATTCAAGGGGCCAGCGTTGTCCATCTTGTCAGAAAAGTGCCGTCTGGCTGTAATGGCGCAAAATAGCCTACGGGCAAGTCTGATAGCCAAGTCGTTTGAGAATGCATCATCATAATCTAAACATCGAGACGAAGATTGCCGAGCCATGGCGCTCCGGCCGGCGAGGGTCAGTCCATTTGAGCGGACGCGGGACATCTCATATAGTGTTCTCGAATCCTGAACAGCTGGAGCTGCGGCTAccaatgcatgcatgcagATCGACATCAAATAACCGGCGTCAACATCGGATAGAGACCCCTTGTGCTTCTGTAATCTTGAGTCATTGTCCTTGATGGAATTGTGTGACCTCGAATCTTGCGGAGGAACAAACAAGCGCCCGGCAGCTAGCCAGAGACTGTGAAATACAAGATTACATGCGACGCGGCTTAATCGATGAAAACAGTACCAGAGTGTCTGAGAATCGTAGAGTTTTCTGTCGTGAGTAAACGATTGAACGATGACTTGCGGATCCATGAGAACGTTGAAAAGCGTCTGGTCATTAAAACGTTGCCACTGTTTTCTAGACCTAGTTGTACGCGACATAGATTGACGTCGTAGAGGCTTTCGCTGGTTCACGGGTCGTGGGTATGGATGAGTTGCGTCGGAGGCGGAGGCTATAACTGACTGTGCTgttccgtcttcttcgtAAATGTCACAAATGAAGTCAACGAGATTAACATCGAGCTGTGAGAGAGCTTGAGGCAGGATGTTTTCCAGACTGTGGGATGAGATGTCCGGTAGTGCTATGTCAAGATTTTTCGTCCGTTGAGAATTATTAATTCTGAGATGGCCACAATTTGCATCGTCTTTCGACCTGGACTCACCAAAAGGCTCGGCATGTGCCAAAGTTGATGGACTTGCGGGTGAAAGGGACTGCGCCGAAGGTTTTGTAACATTTTCGAAAAACCCTGGTTTCAAAGACACTTCTGGGATGCCCCGTCCAGACAAACTCTTATTGTGTCTAGGTCGCACAGATTTCTCGTGCAAGGTGCTGTTTACCTGAGACGCTTTAGTTGACTTTACTTTGTCCCCAGATTTGGTGGTATTGTTCGAGTCAGTAGATCGTCGCCTGTGCTTTGACGCAGAGTTCTTTCGTGACTTTGATAGTGACCCGTTACTGGGTTTTGGCGGTTTTGGTATGAATGAGGTCTCATTCATGTCAGTCGCATGCGGTTGCACAGCTACGGTCGTCGAAGCTGTTGTATCTGACTCTTCAGGAGCAGTACTTTGAATATCCGAGCCTGCGGTAGTTCTGGCTAAGCTTGCTGGACCTTGGGGAAGGTCAAAATCCCCCGCTGAATCGAGATTACTGATTTTTGTCGCCATTGCAGCGACACTTCGCGGTGTCAACCATTCGAGCATCTTAAAAGTTACGGTCCCAAAGAGATTCGCGGCGAATGAACGGTGATCCTTGCTCATGGGCGCCTCGATTACACGGATCTGAGAGACCAAGTCGCAGTCGCGATCGCTCAGATGTGGGGTGCATGCTGCGGCTGGCTTACTTGCATGCCGGATCGGAGAGATCGGGTCGCTTGGGTCGTCCGTTGGGCAAGCAGGGACATCTTGGGATGATAACGAGAGTGCTCGTGGTCTAGAGATCCGTTCCTTGCGTGCACTTGGCAAGGTGGCGGCGCTTGCTCTGTTATGGTCCGGAtgcgaagacgaggatgaccgCGTAGAGAAAATTAAGTTGCCAAAAGCCGCCGCCGGCTCGCGAGATTTACGGAGGAACGGACATAATCCTTTCTCCGGATCGTCCTGGCTTGCTAAATATATCGCCAATGTCCTGGCACTTGTCGTGTTATACCTTCGGATGGGCGCCCGGCCTGCCAAGCGGCGCCTGCATGTGAAGCAAGTGGGAGTGGCGCAATTGACATTTTCACAACCTGATCGAAGTTGCAAGATGTATCTGCTTCGATAATCAGAACACGGAGGATATTGAGTGGATGGATATAGTTGTCAGACGAACCTCTCCACAAGAAGCTGGAAACCATGGCGGCGACTCGCTTGATGGATCGCATAGACTCGCGCTGGGTTCTCAACGTTCTGAACATAGGCCATGAGGTCAGGGGGCGCGTCGGGGGGCAGACGTGCAAATGGCGCTTCTTGCCATAGCCCGGCGAGAAGATCTAGATCTGCCGTGAGTTCGATGGAATTGTCCCGGGGACGAACGGCATCGGGCGTCATGACATGGGAGGATGGGGTCGCGCCTCGATGGGCACCTGGAGGATGCGTAAGAGGTGGGGGATTTGATAAAGAGATGTCAAAATTTAGAGAAGTATCgcatgaggaggagaggtgTCGAAATAGTGTGCGCGGATATTTTACACAAAGTTGATGATACAAGTTGGTTCTATGAAACTGAGTAGGGTATGCTGGTCGTGGGAGATGTCGTCTAATCTGAGGGCAGTCTGCGCTCTCAGGAGCTGTTTGGTCAGCCTCTCGAAAGAGGCGATGATGCGCCCCTAGCTAACTGTCCCTAACAGACGCTACATGTAGTCCCTACTACCAAGATCTCTTTGACACCAGCTgcttgccagtcttggacTAGAGAGTGGACCAGCTCCACCTTATGGTGGCCAATGGCCCAGCCGCAATATGCGGGCTAAGGCAGGCAAGAGAAACGGGGACCTCTGCTTGGAGTGACAGAAATAGCTCGTGAAGCGGAGTGGATAGTTAGCAATGCTTCGACTGGTCATTTTCTGCATCTCGCCTTAAAGTCAGTCGCACCCAGAGGACGGCTTAGAAGGGCCCAGTACCCTTGCGTGGCGGGGTTTGGGGCAAAAAAAAAGTCAGTCATCAATCTCACTGATAACCTTTTCTGTGTGACGTTATCTACAGAGCCCCGCCATATCCCACCAATTCAACTCCGAATTTCTTTCCCAAACATAACCGTCTTGTGAAGACCAGGGCACAGGCGACAAGAAAATAAGCCTCATAACTCGGATCAGGACTTATAAACCGCATAATTTTCGCTTCCTATCATGGCGAGTGTCCAGGCGTCCGGTGCAGCCTCGCACCCATACACCTGCAACACCTGCCAAGTTGCGTATCGCAACATCGATCTGCAGAAGGGGCACATGAAAAGTGATTGGCAGTAAGTACATTTTTTGGATCTCCAGTAGAAGCTGAGGCTAATCATCCAAAGTCGATACAACCTCAAACGCCGGGTTGCCTCGCTGCCTCCCATTTCTTCCGATGTCTTCACTGAGAAGGTTCTGCAGGCAAGGGCGGTGTCAAGCGCTGAAGCAGACAAAGCCTACTTCGAACGTGTATGTGACATCTGCGAGAGGACATACTACAGCGAGAATGCATTCCAGAACCACCTGTCGAGCCAGAagcacaagaccaaggaggcCAGTAGTGGACAGACTGTTTCTGGTCGAGCTGACGACGAAACAACCTCGATCGTCAGCTCTACGTTCTCTCTTGGCGAACCTATCGCACCTAGCCAAGGAGAGGTTGATTCCGACGCCGAGGAAGAATTCagccatgttgttgaaggcCTCCAGAAGGCGAGCATTACCGAGCAAAGGCCATCTCCTGTCAAGCGTCCCTCCCACCCCCAGCCCTCAGTCGCAAACGCTGCACAAGGCAATAACGACGACAACAGGGCCTCCAACTCAGCCACGCCCATGCCCGTTCCTGCTACTCAGGATCCTGACATGACACTGGAATCATGCTTGTTCTGCAACTATACCTCTCCAACCATTTCTCTCAACATACATCATATGGAACGCTTTCATGGCATGTTCATCCCTGAGAAGAAGTatcttgttgatatcgacgGCTTGCTCAAGCAACTCCAATATAAAATCCGAGAGCACCACCAGTGCCTGTACTGTGATAAGTTTAAATCGTCCATGTTTGGGATTCAGACACACATGCGCGATACAGGCCACTGCAAGATCCCCTACGAGACTGAGCGTGACCAGCTTGAGATTGGGGATTTCTATGATTTCAGGAGCACCtactctgatgatgaggagatgagtgACGATGGCTCGGTTGTGAACGAGACAAGTGGAGGGGCGAAGCTCGGGGCACGTCGTCCTTCTAAACTCACAGGAGAGGATGGAGCCGAGGTTGAGGAAGGCGAAGGGGCAGACGGTTGGGAGACGGATAGTTCAGAATCGTCTTTGGACTCAGCAGATCTTACTGCCGTACCGGCTGAAGGTCACATCCACCAGTTCGAACGCCTCGATAAGCACCCACATCACTCGCGACAAGATCCGAGACAAAGACACCAAGCGGATGGCTGGCATTCTCACGCCCACAAACCTACGCGTGCCGTCTTTTATGACGATTACGAACTTCACCTCCCTACCGGCAAGTCAGTTGGTCATCGTTCGTTGAACAAGTACTTCCGACAGAATCTGCATAGCCACCCCTCGCCCGAGGAGCGAGCGGAGAGATTGGCGATTGAAAGCGCCGAGACCGAGCAACAAGGTTCGACTTCCGATGGTCAGCTCGTTGAGAGGGAAACTGGGTCTAGATCCCGTAAAATGGTACCGCGCGGAATGGCGGGCATGGTTGGCGCTCCAGAACAACAAAAGAGGCGAGCTCGCCGTGCAGAAGAACGAGGAAGAACCCTAGAGCAGGTTCACACAAAGCAAAGGGACTTGGCCTATGGAAAGAAACACAATAACCATAAGAACTACTACTATCGTGAGATGGGTGGAGGTTGATTGAATAGGTAAAGTGTAGTTAAGAAATTTAGAAAggaaaatattaaaagttattattttaaagacttaaaagtttattatgtataaattaatttttaatttaaattattataaatataaattaaaaaaatatataaagaaataatctttaatataaattactatttctttattaatattactttatttattcttaaatataaaattaattaattatatacttaagtatatatatttaattaatagattaatataataacgccctggtaataaggctaactggcctcctactatataatcttaggatccccttaagtctattataaaaaccccttaaatagaaatcctgcttttttaagctttaattaatataatactattatgcctatttagctattacctatctattataataattctaaagcttttacttaagctatttagatataatagtaaacctataaagaattactatagctaatataaaacttaataagctattaataaatcctttaggaattaataataactctatttaagatagtaataaaggatcttcttaaatagtaacctatatagttaattatattatttatattatatatattaatgccctaaaagttagaattaagtagctaaaagaagagcttattttttaatagtaataaaataagttaaaataatactttaaggagaataaaggcagattataaaacctttttaaaacctaaaaaaggaataaattatttatataactatttaattttaatactaaagacttattataaataaataataatatcttaataaggtaataataagtaagaaatagctttacttttaataataatagaaaaataaaagctaaaaatattattatctttaaatacctaattatcttttaaaaataagataaatagttagataatatagattaaagctttaagaaagcctaaaaataatactatattaataaaagctatatcctatttacttataataatatagtactaaatataaggcttatatagttaggttatttaaataaataaatagaaaaaagaaaaaaagacttaaaaagagattaaaaagtatttaaaaaatagttttttatttttatagaaaatagaggaaattactaaatatttataactatataactaaaaaatacctaataataacttaattaatccccttaagacttctataaatatcttatttttattaaaaattatctcttttataagcttaatatagctataaaagtttattaatactatattaaacttttacctatcctttaagatattatagccttttagaaaggtattaatctctttaaaattaaagaagaatttatttaattaatataataactttaagatactttaaactaaaagaataaatatataaaaaacctattaaattccttactatttaaaaagaaactttactaaccttaaaaactgcttaaattatatttatattaataaccctagaaaaataattaaaattacttttttattattaacctaaaagaaaaaaaaaagacttaaattctataaaatattataattattataaaaaaggttactatttaagaaattgccttaaacctaaaagaataaattaaataaaaagattaaaaaactaaatataactaaagatataaattaatttttaattaatacctctaaaataaccttaatctataactaaaatagactttaaatttactttaaaaaaaagattttaattataataaaagcttaaggctataagactattaaagtataagcttactttaattataatataaaaatagatactattaataaaacctttataaaattctagaaattttaataattaaaagatattaatatttctctttaaaaagtagataatacctaattaagaaCTATAAAATGCTaagaaataaccttaactttaataaattattaaaaataaatatataaaactatataaagcctaataaatattaataaataggattaaaataaattaatacttctttttattactattttaaaagatctctaaattataatagactttaagataaagaaatagtaatttaaagggcattataaaggccttaaactctttaaactttattaatttttaaagaaaatctataataaagctaaaatctttattattactattattaaagaaccttacttactttttaataaaaaaccttaaaaacctaattaacttaaagatatcccttataaactaaaagcttatattaaggtctttatttataataaggcaatagaaatacttaactttaagaagatagattatattattaacctaattaaagggaaggagcctctatatagccctatctATCCCCTTTTATAGGCAGAACTTAAGaaactttaaaagtatatttaaaaaaacctaaaaactaaataaatttatttatttaaaagtttaattaaattttctattttttttatctttaagaaaaatagagatctttatttctatatagattactatagcttaaatactattactattaagaattatataataacgccctggtaataaggctaaccggCCTCCTACTACATAATCCcaggacccccttaagtctattataaaaaccccttaaatagaaatcctacttccttaagctttagttaatataatactattatgcctatctagctattatctatttactataataattctaaagcttttacctAAACTActtaggtataatagtaaacttataaagaactacTGCAGctaatataaaacctaataagctattagtaaatcctctagaaattagtaataactctACCTAAAACAGTAATAAAGGATCCTTTTAAacagtaatctatatagctagttatattacctatattatatatattaatacccTAAAAGTTAGGATTAAGTAGCTAGAAAAAGAGCTTACcctttaatagtaataaaataagttaaaataacgccttaaagagaataaaagcAGATTATAAAACCTctctaaaacctaaaaaaggAATagattatctatataactaCTTAACTCTAATACTAAAgatctattataaataagtaataacactttaataaggcaataataagcaagaaatagctttacttctagcagtaataaagaaataaaagctaaaaatattattacccttaaatacctaactaccttctaaaaataaaataaatagttagataatatagactagagctttaaggaagcctagaaataatactatattaataaaagctatatcctatttacctgcaataatatagcactaaatataaggcttatatagttaagttatttaaataaatagatagaaaaaagaagaaaagacttaaagagagattaggAAGTATTTAAGGAATAGtcccttacctttatagaaaatagagagaattattaaatacttataactatataactaaaaaatgcctaataataacctagcTAATCCCCctaagacttctataaatatcttatccctattaaagattatctcccttataagcttaatataactgtaagagtttattaatattatactaaactttTACCTACCCTCTagaatattatagccttttagagAGGTattaatctccttaaaactaaagaagaatttatttagttaatataataactttaggatactttaaattaaaaaaataaatatataggaaaCCTGCTAAATTCCTTACtacttaaaaagaaaccttactaaccttaaaaactgcctaaattatacttatattaataaccttaagaaaataactaaaattacttttttattactaacttaaaagaaaaagaaaaagacttaaattcTATAGAatgctataattattataaaaaagattactatttaagaaattgccttaaacctaaaaagataaattaaataaaaagattaaaaaactaaatataactaaaaatatagGTTAATTTCTAGTTAA encodes the following:
- a CDS encoding related to YBR267w, with the protein product MASVQASGAASHPYTCNTCQVAYRNIDLQKGHMKSDWHRYNLKRRVASLPPISSDVFTEKVLQARAVSSAEADKAYFERVCDICERTYYSENAFQNHLSSQKHKTKEASSGQTVSGRADDETTSIVSSTFSLGEPIAPSQGEVDSDAEEEFSHVVEGLQKASITEQRPSPVKRPSHPQPSVANAAQGNNDDNRASNSATPMPVPATQDPDMTLESCLFCNYTSPTISLNIHHMERFHGMFIPEKKYLVDIDGLLKQLQYKIREHHQCLYCDKFKSSMFGIQTHMRDTGHCKIPYETERDQLEIGDFYDFRSTYSDDEEMSDDGSVVNETSGGAKLGARRPSKLTGEDGAEVEEGEGADGWETDSSESSLDSADLTAVPAEGHIHQFERLDKHPHHSRQDPRQRHQADGWHSHAHKPTRAVFYDDYELHLPTGKSVGHRSLNKYFRQNLHSHPSPEERAERLAIESAETEQQGSTSDGQLVERETGSRSRKMVPRGMAGMVGAPEQQKRRARRAEERGRTLEQVHTKQRDLAYGKKHNNHKNYYYREMGGG
- a CDS encoding alkb-like alkylated dna repair protein, translating into MASANLTEIDAHEQPSDEMRAEWKSYMRQDHKSLLSDPRIDDPRAPFEESGFCQVSSLSKEQVAKSFAHLNPEFALQVEKDVPVIHHPLIPGLLILPSLVPENVQQDLLDRLIHRDLSVQNHQTNLHLHYNLPYPQGKDDNERSFFSISPETPASFLPKDPSVHKPLSIKQVMQRKLHWVTLGGQYDWTNRVYPEELPPQFPDDISHMLQGLFPETIAQAAILNFYTPGDTMMMHRDVSEETDKGLISLSFGCDGLFMIAPNDFKQASQNETPSEKQYLLLRLRSGDAIYMTQDSRYAWHGVPKVLKDTCPSYLEDWPARGDEKFADWRGWMKNKRINLNVRQMRD
- a CDS encoding related to ubiquitin-protein ligase; protein product: MTPDAVRPRDNSIELTADLDLLAGLWQEAPFARLPPDAPPDLMAYVQNVENPARVYAIHQASRRHGFQLLVERYILQLRSGCENVNCATPTCFTCRRRLAGRAPIRRYNTTSARTLAIYLASQDDPEKGLCPFLRKSREPAAAFGNLIFSTRSSSSSHPDHNRASAATLPSARKERISRPRALSLSSQDVPACPTDDPSDPISPIRHASKPAAACTPHLSDRDCDLVSQIRVIEAPMSKDHRSFAANLFGTVTFKMLEWLTPRSVAAMATKISNLDSAGDFDLPQGPASLARTTAGSDIQSTAPEESDTTASTTVAVQPHATDMNETSFIPKPPKPSNGSLSKSRKNSASKHRRRSTDSNNTTKSGDKVKSTKASQVNSTLHEKSVRPRHNKSLSGRGIPEVSLKPGFFENVTKPSAQSLSPASPSTLAHAEPFGESRSKDDANCGHLRINNSQRTKNLDIALPDISSHSLENILPQALSQLDVNLVDFICDIYEEDGTAQSVIASASDATHPYPRPVNQRKPLRRQSMSRTTRSRKQWQRFNDQTLFNVLMDPQVIVQSFTHDRKLYDSQTLWYCFHRLSRVACNLVFHSLWLAAGRLFVPPQDSRSHNSIKDNDSRLQKHKGSLSDVDAGYLMSICMHALVAAAPAVQDSRTLYEMSRVRSNGLTLAGRSAMARQSSSRCLDYDDAFSNDLAIRLARRLFCAITARRHFSDKMDNAGPLNETENNKVDILQPLVDQLDFLSTGSAAILEFPQSERLLHETRVPTVLLDWARTILLNEWDGRADFTMDGPFGGALSFIETLHANRNLLLLGDIQFRVDYLSERLDSIEMPVDWLAFNSTRWRRHILDYPYIFSPDTLVSFFRSINFARMSRMFEESSSLKTRMSAIVDPGSLITNPHHKMVLQDLLRTASSKYLVLEIGRSNVARDAFDQLWRREKRELLHPLKVHLGENSGEEGFDSGGVQQEFFRLAIAECLDPQYGAFTVDERTRMAWFTPGSLTEDWKYELVGLLMSLALYNGLTLPITFPRALYRKLLGKPVEELHHIADGWPDLASGLTTLLEWDEKDGLVEDIFARTYEFSVESLGTVVTRDMRMDEQADWPKAASSSCDIAPPHMDNPDDAPLVTNENRDDYIIDYIRHLTDVSIRRQYLAFEQGFNSCLDRKSLSLLSPSTLQSLVEGVQEIDISELKRYARYVGWDASHRTIKDFWSIVKRYDERMKQRLLEFVTSSDRVPVGGMKNLQFVIQKNGEEDGAGGHLPTAYTCYGTLLLPEYKDKEVLRERLGMALENAQGFGFA